The Sesamum indicum cultivar Zhongzhi No. 13 linkage group LG6, S_indicum_v1.0, whole genome shotgun sequence genome has a segment encoding these proteins:
- the LOC105163548 gene encoding UDP-glycosyltransferase 92A1-like, with product MGKGRENVVLFPFMAQGHILPFLALAQQMERKGYAVTFVNTPLNIKKLRESLPPATVAAIRLVGIPFNSSDHGLPPDSEDTDSLPYSLSLRLLEASIFLKLPFKNLLADLIKEQGGERPVCVISDLFFGWAADVAHEFGIFHAIFSITGGFGMACYCSMWLNLPHKNTDSLEFQLPDFHEAGTFHITQLTPAVLVAGEEDPFTEFQRRNIHAWSDSDALLFNTVEELDKTGLTYFRRKLGVPVWGIGPLLLPVDNGRAMISPEQCTEWLDKKEPNSVIYICFGSQNTISASQMMNLAKALDASGRSFIWVVRPPLGFDINAEFVAEQWLPEGFLQRIQDEERGLIVSKWAPQVEILAHKSVAAFISHCGWNSVLESLRSGVPIISWPMAAEQFYNAKLLVEKVGVCVEVARGTNFEVRQEDIMEKIELVVGENEKGREIRQKSLEMKEMLGDAVRDEENYRGSSVKAMQEFFVAALLKKEQAIGTA from the coding sequence ATGGGAAAGGGAAGAGAAAACGTGGTATTGTTCCCTTTCATGGCGCAAGGCCATATACTACCGTTTCTGGCCTTAGCCCAGCAGATGGAGCGAAAGGGCTACGCTGTAACTTTTGTCAACACCCCTCTCAACATCAAGAAACTCCGTGAATCACTTCCTCCGGCAACCGTCGCCGCCATTAGACTCGTTGGAATCCCCTTCAACAGCTCAGATCACGGCTTGCCTCCTGACTCCGAAGACACTGATTCCCTTCCCTACAGTCTCAGCCTCCGCCTCCTGGAGGCCTCCATCTTTTTGAAACTTCCGTTCAAGAACCTGCTCGCTGATCTTATTAAAGAACAGGGAGGGGAAAGGCCGGTTTGCGTGATTTCGGATCTTTTCTTCGGGTGGGCTGCTGATGTCGCTCACGAATTCGGGATTTTTCATGCGATTTTCAGCATTACGGGCGGATTTGGGATGGCTTGTTACTGCTCCATGTGGCTGAATCTGCCTCATAAGAACACTGACAGTCTCGAGTTTCAGTTGCCCGATTTCCATGAAGCTGGAACATTTCATATCACCCAGCTCACTCCGGCTGTTCTGGTGGCGGGGGAGGAAGACCCGTTCACGGAATTCCAGCGGAGGAATATTCACGCGTGGTCTGATTCAGATGCGCTTCTTTTCAACACAGTTGAAGAGTTGGACAAAACAGGACTGACGTATTTTCGCCGTAAATTAGGCGTTCCTGTTTGGGGAATCGGGCCTCTGTTATTGCCAGTCGACAACGGCAGAGCAATGATTAGTCCAGAGCAGTGCACCGAATGGCTGGATAAAAAAGAACCAAACTCCGTAATATACATATGTTTTGGCTCACAGAACACAATCTCAGCATCACAGATGATGAACTTAGCAAAAGCCCTGGATGCCAGCGGCAGAAGTTTCATATGGGTTGTCCGGCCGCCGTTGGGATTTGACATAAACGCAGAGTTCGTGGCAGAACAATGGCTGCCGGAGGGGTTCCTGCAGAGAATCCAAGATGAAGAAAGAGGGCTAATTGTCAGCAAATGGGCGCCCCAGGTGGAGATCTTAGCCCATAAATCTGTGGCTGCATTTATAAGCCATTGCGGGTGGAATTCAGTACTGGAATCTCTTAGAAGTGGGGTACCAATAATCAGCTGGCCGATGGCAGCAGAGCAATTCTACAATGCGAAGCTGTTGGTGGAGAAAGTCGGAGTTTGCGTTGAAGTAGCCAGAGGAACTAATTTTGAGGTGAGACAGGAGGATATCATGGAGAAAATAGAACTGGTTGTgggtgaaaatgaaaaaggaaggGAAATTCGTCAGAAATCGCTGGAAATGAAAGAAATGTTGGGAGATGCTGTAAGGGATGAGGAGAATTACAGGGGATCATCTGTGAAAGCCATGCAAGAGTTTTTTGTTGCTGCATTGTTGAAGAAGGAGCAGGCAATTGGGACAGCATGA
- the LOC105163547 gene encoding lysine-specific demethylase JMJ30: MTTASRPILETPILDATLPSLLQQITEEGGYAFSSMATRAAAGDTRAAEAAREMAWEQLHSGPWHSVVPIWRDAYAVACLHVAKHQFSAGEFKLALRALDMGLIMGGLTLRDELNLCTRKVGAAMREKEFSDNGGGEQNGAWYKDFNLAEVVKLLPVKSLSCKTVEKKCGLSLEGFLREHFVSGSPVIIADAMNHWPAKDRWNDMYYLNKVAGFRTVPVEVGKTYLSPDWKQELITFSEFLERIQSSDCSSAGLTYLAQHQLFDQIQELKQDIVVPDYCFAGGGEIRSLNAWFGPPGTVTPLHHDPHHNILAQVVGKKYIRLYPSSLSGELYPHSESMLSNSSQVDLDNIDEKEFPRMLDLEFLDCILEEGEMLYIPPKWWHYVRSLTPSFSVSFWWSNEVNSPES; encoded by the exons ATGACCACCGCTTCCCGCCCCATCCTAGAAACCCCAATCCTCGACGCCACGCTTCCCTCGCTCTTGCAGCAAATAACCGAAGAAGGCGGCTATGCCTTTTCCTCTATGGCGACTAGGGCTGCTGCCGGTGACACTCGGGCGGCGGAGGCCGCCAGGGAGATGGCTTGGGAGCAGCTCCACTCCGGCCCCTGGCACTCAGTTGTTCCAATTTGGCGTGACGCCTATGCAGTGGCCTGCCTCCATGTGGCCAAACACCAATTCTCAGCCGGGGAGTTTAAGCTTGCTCTCAGAGCGCTTGATATGGGCCTAATCATGGGCGGTTTGACTCTAAGAGATGAATTGAATTTATGCACTCGGAAAGTCGGCGCTGCTATGAGAGAAAAGGAGTTTAGTGATAATGGCGGAGGGGAGCAGAACGGTGCGTGGTATAAAGATTTCAACTTGGCGGAG GTGGTTAAGTTATTACCTGTAAAGTCACTTTCTTGTAAGACAGTAGAGAAAAAGTGTGGTCTGTCCTTGGAAGGATTCTTGCGGGAACATTTTGTCTCTGGTTCTCCGGTGATTATAGCTGATGCTATGAATCATTGGCCAGCGAAGGACAGATGGAATGACATGTATTACCTTAACAAGGTTGCAGGCTTCCGTACGGTTCCTGTTGAG GTCGGAAAAACCTATCTATCCCCAGACTGGAAACAAGAGCTAATCACATTTTCTGAGTTTCTGGAGAGGATTCAATCCAGTGACTGTTCTTCTGCAGGCTTGACGTATTTAGCCCAGCACCAATTGTTTGATCAG ATACAAGAACTAAAGCAGGATATTGTTGTACCTGACTACTGTTTTGCTGGTGGGGGGGAGATCAGGTCCCTTAATGCTTGGTTTGGTCCACCTGGCACAGTGACACCATTGCACCACGATCCTCACCATAATATACTTGCTCAG GTTGTGGGCAAAAAGTATATTAGACTCTACCCTTCTTCATTGTCGGGAGAGCTTTACCCTCACTCGGAGTCCATGCTTAGCAATTCCAGCCAG GTTGATCTAGACAACATAGACGAGAAAGAGTTCCCAAGAATGTTGGATCTGGAATTTCTGGACTGCATACTAGAGGAAGGTGAAATGCTATACATCCCTCCAAAGTGGTGGCACTATGTGCGGTCTCTTACTCCTAGTTTTTCAGTTAGCTTTTGGTGGAGCAATGAAGTAAATTCACCGGAGTCCTAA
- the LOC105163549 gene encoding IRK-interacting protein-like gives MAAIYQEQSENGNEINRHDIQAAFAKAVELRALHAALVQANSPANLRLPSSSSPVSRHAPHFSAQDYPVFTPSYEDEPLPGYQQILLENRNYAESWGEYNLDVGNIDESVLSDYRTANASSRKGFPSELMNLERHICPAEDQNSVTGSCANNISVLRASPGPDNYYKSRRNSMGDIKSVSSCNKCKPAVISNDLDGLSKNGRKSNIVVPLTDSHSSLHSQPRNKGLSFSWLFPRLKKKNKNENSPIRPQAEEVSQMLTDLGMLSVDTLKRELMEAHESRDAALSEVAEMKSSLGELSQKLEYLETYCEELKKALRQAVQVKNPQPAEKLTNLPKRGKSVDGSAESSMPVSEEVMVEGFLQIVSEARLSVKQFCKTLVGQIEESDHSLIDNLNSLLQPYKLSVNSKYSKSVLYHLEAIINQSLYQDFENCVFQKNGMPKLLDPQQERQARFQLFVALRNLSWNEVLRKGTKFYSDEFSKFCDQKMSGIITTLGWTRPWPEQLLQAFFVAAKCIWLLHLLAFSFDPPLGILRVDENRPFEPHYMEDVFAEKQRPQGPSRVKILVMPGFYVHDKVLRCKVLCRYKSVV, from the exons ATGGCCGCAATTTACCAAGAACAAAGTGAAAATGGGAATGAGATTAACAGGCATGATATTCAGGCGGCTTTTGCTAAAGCGGTGGAGCTCCGGGCCCTTCATGCTGCTCTTGTGCAGGCCAACAGCCCCGCCAACCTCAGATtgccttcttcttcttcccctGTCTCTCGCCATGCTCCTCACTTCTCTGCCCAAGATTACCCTGTTTTTACCCCA AGTTATGAAGATGAACCATTACCAGGGTATCAGCAAATCCTGTTGGAGAATCGGAACTACGCTGAGAGTTGGGGGGAGTACAACTTAGACGTGGGAAACATTGATGAATCTGTCCTATCAGATTATAGAACTGCAAATGCGTCTTCAAGAAAAGGGTTTCCATCTGAATTGATGAACTTGGAGAGGCATATATGTCCAGCAGAAGATCAAAATTCGGTGACGGGTTCTTGTGCTAATAACATTTCTGTCCTTAGAGCATCCCCGGGGCCTGACAATTACTACAAGTCTAGGAGAAACAGCATGGGGGATATCAAATCAGTATCGTCTTGCAATAAATGCAAGCCCGCTGTAATAAGTAATGACTTGGATGGCCTCTCCAAGAATGGCAGGAAGTCGAACATTGTCGTGCCGTTGACAGATTCACACTCATCTCTTCATTCGCAACCAAGAAACAAGGGGTTGAGCTTTTCATGGCTGTTTCCCAGGctaaagaagaagaacaagaatgaaaattcaCCTATTCGTCCACAGGCTGAGGAAGTGTCCCAAATGCTTACAGACTTGGGAATGTTATCTGTCGATACGTTGAAGAGAGAATTAATGGAAGCGCACGAGAGTAGAGATGCGGCCTTGAGTGAAGTTGCGGAAATGAAATCATCACTTGGGGAGCTTAGCCAGAAGTTGGAGTATTTGGAAACTTACTGTGAAGAACTAAAGAAGGCTTTAAGACAAGCTGTGCAAGTAAAGAATCCTCAGCCTGCCGAAAAGCTTACAAATCTTCCAAAGAGAGGGAAATCCGTTGATGGGAGTGCAGAAAGTTCAATGCCTGTGAGTGAAGAAGTAATGGTGGAGGGGTTCTTGCAAATAGTATCAGAAGCAAGACTATCAGTGAAGCAATTCTGCAAGACTCTAGTTGGCCAAATAGAAGAAAGTGACCATTCTCTAATTGACAATCTAAATTCACTGCTTCAACCATACAAGCTGTCTGTAAACTCAAAATACTCCAAATCAGTCTTGTACCATTTGGAAGCTATCATAAACCAATCACTCTACCAGGACTTTGAGAACTGTGTGTTCCAGAAAAACGGAATGCCAAAGCTCTTGGACCCTCAACAAGAACGCCAAGCACGGTTCCAGTTGTTTGTAGCATTGAGAAACCTAAGTTGGAACGAAGTCCTGAGGAAAGGGACAAAGTTCTACAGCGACGAGTTCAGCAAGTTCTGTGATCAGAAAATGAGTGGCATTATAACGACTCTCGGTTGGACTAGACCATGGCCTGAGCAGCTCCTTCAAGCGTTCTTCGTAGCTGCAAAGTGCATCTGGTTGCTCCATTTGCTTGCATTTTCGTTTGATCCACCTTTAGGTATTTTAAGGGTCGACGAAAACAGGCCTTTCGAACCCCATTACATGGAGGATGTGTTCGCTGAGAAGCAAAGGCCGCAGGGTCCCAGCCGAGTCAAGATCTTGGTAATGCCTGGATTTTATGTTCATGATAAAGTACTTAGATGTAAGGTTCTTTGCAGATATAAGTCAGTTGTCTAA